In the genome of Chryseobacterium arthrosphaerae, one region contains:
- a CDS encoding carboxylate-amine ligase, which yields MHQFTIGIEEEYQIIDVESRDLVSHVSKIIEGGKAVLSENLKHEMHESMIEMETGICQNIQEARAELTNLRRHLINTAHEQGLRVSGGGTHPFSHWSENNITQGERYIKIVDDMGDVARENLIFGLHVHIGIPNREEGVRIQNVMRYFLPHVYALSTNSPFWIGRYTGFKSYRQEIFVKFPRTGIPSYFNSLAEFDSYVDLLVKTGTIDNAKKIWWDLRVHPFYPTIEFRICDMPLRIDETVCLAAIMQSLVAKIYKLHQQNLSFRSYRRLLLNENKWRASKSGIEAHLIDFGKEESVPYPHLLKELLEFIDDVVDDLGCRHEVEYAWKILENGTGADRQLQIFKETGDLTKVVDYMISETEYGITHGEHAS from the coding sequence ATGCATCAGTTTACTATTGGAATTGAAGAAGAGTATCAGATCATCGACGTTGAAAGCCGGGATCTGGTCTCCCACGTTTCTAAAATCATTGAAGGCGGCAAAGCGGTTTTAAGTGAAAACTTAAAGCATGAGATGCATGAATCTATGATTGAGATGGAAACGGGTATCTGCCAGAACATTCAGGAAGCCAGGGCAGAATTAACGAACTTAAGAAGACATCTTATCAATACGGCCCATGAACAGGGACTTCGTGTTTCCGGAGGTGGTACACATCCTTTTTCGCATTGGTCGGAAAATAATATTACCCAGGGGGAAAGATACATCAAAATTGTAGATGATATGGGTGATGTTGCCCGTGAAAACCTTATTTTCGGGCTTCACGTACATATTGGAATTCCCAACCGTGAAGAAGGGGTAAGAATTCAGAATGTGATGCGGTACTTCCTCCCTCACGTGTATGCGCTGTCTACCAACTCACCTTTCTGGATCGGAAGGTATACAGGATTTAAGTCTTACCGGCAGGAAATCTTCGTGAAATTCCCACGAACAGGAATCCCGAGTTATTTTAATTCCCTGGCGGAATTTGACAGCTATGTTGATCTTCTTGTAAAAACAGGAACTATTGACAATGCCAAGAAAATCTGGTGGGATCTGCGTGTTCACCCGTTCTATCCTACCATTGAATTCAGGATCTGCGACATGCCGTTAAGGATTGATGAAACCGTCTGTCTTGCAGCAATCATGCAGAGTCTGGTAGCCAAAATTTATAAGCTCCATCAGCAGAATCTAAGTTTCAGAAGCTATAGAAGGCTGCTGTTGAATGAAAATAAATGGCGTGCTTCCAAAAGCGGTATTGAAGCTCATCTGATTGACTTTGGCAAAGAAGAGTCTGTACCTTATCCTCATCTTTTAAAAGAACTTTTAGAGTTTATTGATGATGTGGTAGACGATCTGGGCTGCCGTCACGAGGTTGAATATGCCTGGAAAATTCTGGAGAACGGAACCGGTGCCGACAGACAGCTTCAAATCTTTAAGGAAACAGGTGATCTGACAAAAGTGGTAGATTATATGATCTCAGAAACTGAGTATGGCATAACACATGGAGAGCACGCTTCATAA